A part of Ooceraea biroi isolate clonal line C1 chromosome 10, Obir_v5.4, whole genome shotgun sequence genomic DNA contains:
- the LOC105288103 gene encoding protein PRRC2C isoform X5, which translates to MSTLSGIVSKGEKGKSKFQSLDINSLYRVSRGESLEPHQQKNTLPRKHGMQSLGKVPSARRPPANLPSLKSETSNSDPAVSLVPSGGSGWATTKDSTSSTTTTTTVATSLDNTTTVSSTAQCAAGTTVSTSLHSLLPGQQNAAQPPFLDQTNNKSSWSAIMSRSGDVVGYAGLVGGAKGGRGALGLSFLAHQSPQFQHEFPSLSGQPSASVSTQSQTQQSSTTPNAISVAVQHHSLLQQQPYSHNHSGGTPGAQQQSNRELNAQYGPGPSLRPQTEGSWMQGGSRTAGGAAPATPVGPGSGNTPGGQGLPLNMPASGGHTQEGPGGGRQNLGQSPNMGAGPGGQHNSVNNQGSAPASGTHQIGPNLHHYRGLIPPFMYRSNFTGGFPPQFSSNPGSNNPRPRFNYPMDRFPPPQRERVAEEEILTRPIIKEEDLTRMDDISRDAGWAAHDDIDYNQKLAFSDDETESEPSKNDEKKDAKEKKSDDNAVEEKEKSRDNRDARDNRDSKELREPPHRSWTQPSMNRDYRGSNGASGGSYSTQSQLHSVHSLRGVEDDETWNERRRIKVEVASVVERARQRKEEEEKRFQESTKQAAAKKLQDLEQKLKEKQAKHKDEERVQSGESKSLITVPPVSLPIPEWEREKENRERENRERERERERPRTSSEGKDEKLVSGRDARDNLRDGRDQGLTDFRQSDRQNFLRQQDAARGERERDRDRDQRDSRDREQPAFSRHFQNNLPPRFQKQQAERSGANFNRISPNAERPSSQSVPFSQQYDPGRWLHNYNSLIDSGMKQSMPPQRRSRTDSDASAPLDDERPPSRDHRGAAPPSRDDRYRHSSHRSYDGRKPGYYDEYNRNFRDYEYDDRHPRDSWERDRHFDDKERDPKENLDSRDSRDIRDNRDIRDNRDARDVKDSRPTSRDARDVRDRDGKEKKDYDNYQKDSFDEREREQRERPESSEWREERNVGQDRQLEGRRDAPKEERSERPQRPDSRDSRASRESKTSLRDDDLHKLRDCNSWVSEVSDYEEKKRDLLYHEETRERERDRDRRQPPGPVTKEKIEADELKNEKRSLTQLKRGSSELQEKKDQPKESSTEAKKDMDVWNRKAERASESRQIERGDNSPKAWADAISPTFEKEEEKMAEAAKDGKESDEIKQGLLDKPVLEKKEEASAEDAKEQIKDEKREKNTRNRTSSGSSARVRETRGGRQWGGGTFSVYTRGWRGPESRGRRGGPRSTGKSGMSVKSGSYGHTDSENSADEVSGSTESGKEDKRSARSPKPSQKIEKEDRNREAARRDDKRGTEYPQARSEKRTYDGKPSHEAFAPSGEPSRRGRGGFRIRNTTTGSRMEGYGPPSSKSPFSSERNVDEKHQPSTGRQNPSTPTLEKEASLLQSTSVESADDKIIAKQQALTAGITGRRNKSPSQQTQQPGNKQETNHASQVANVPSQKSQMRKDESRSKRTRSGSRRGRDNREARSRGSSGNVSKQPQSDVGNEDWETTSENSEEHIEDHKDPRNSRNKHFTGRSNQAASQNAIGANVHSRRNEQSAIAREQREKNPKSSNPASRAPGAEKRNLQNAGFSAQKNHADGIPPLMQNAQIQNGGRSRSQSSTNSGAVSNKSSNKDSMVNRIDEIKLTDPNLVNQALNDLNKKSQTKEKKLIDSEVEANNCSEDATNPAEDKVDADGFQEVRSKKNVKESRHNQKEETKPVKRDKEKERERDRDRDRERDRSKSKSNGSQQVLQQVQNIPPLLGQNIPQPANIPQKQYDNRNSRNPRLAPRFQRLVKQQQQQMCTTDANEMNKLNSSGSNYAKDSSNSPAPPPAVNAWDKPFTSQLRSNSPSAVPTDIQLMSGLTAQNDHSHEGNEATSGHSSQRNSPSGEKTGKNLKESLTEKNVSDVSSPPVQTLIFENTNYSKTTKTSGPADLAVKSKFSNHIKTQQRAEKRTDLEEEGSQVQQHQQQALSVAFSNKPNDLIKDKNQEPIQMPLSFNKNEDNADMKLDFTFDSDLTQLTEDKNKSLGMTRSMHMASGQSTISPSTAELNLKIASVKKVWENAPPMPTVVEHEDGNVVSSATSFPQAFESGDVDDSYGPHQQYNQNNMKSEITTSTNVCKLVPPQVKPQQQSSGSGGTQPGSTVPGPSPIGAGQSPIGHPPVSLQGPLSPPPFNSTGQPSHINYQEFPQYPGSQAAQYGGMSAIPSPPAVLFNTGSGQLPAQAGGLYGAFQLDQSRSPFTQYPPYAPSLQSSFSQQNMYLQQPPPPPPHAPNAPTPEMYQSNLSQYRITAAAAPPFGQNQQLSNNPNTVLISSSSNSLMSASVKPSSQPIGAIGTKAPHFQTPSAPQPNQLTYIPYDPNQVLGVSGSYMGNSQLVQRPGPNVQASANSYYSATSADVFPGSQTGFYQSGGATQQTGTHYGLQGFGQHSQSLATGSATPVGLQNYGPSFLSSSGLQIAAAAQQYRNPTGGLPGPGNAAPTFLNKHQPQEQPRQLKSPSGNQQDVLASVFSSTPQIPSPKSRNCKQQSSSQQPQPSPTQHHKYQQYQGVSQSALVSSYSNYVLQQNVRGMGMPPRAGIQPSQQRYPPPIQRPVVPFAPGPNPNNPTQQQPTCMPTQQQQQAQINRHRPNLHQQQQQQQQQRNMKMQQQYYSSQANVKMDSSDKADNHNDKMNDGPSGTQPGGNKSNVSQQDSDNNKEEVNQQNE; encoded by the exons ACCGTCTCCTCAACAGCACAATGCGCAGCAGGGACCACTGTTTCAACATCCCTACATTCTTTATTACCGGGACAGCAAAATGCAGCGCAACCTCCTTTTTTGGATCAAACAAACAACAAATCATCATGGAGCGCAATTATGAGCAGATCAGGAGAcg TGGTTGGTTACGCGGGGCTCGTGGGGGGCGCGAAAGGGGGAAGAGGTGCCCTTGGACTGAGTTTCCTCGCCCACCAGTCCCCGCAGTTCCAACACGAGTTTCCCAGTCTGAGCGGACAGCCATCCGCCTCCGTCTCCACTCAGAGCCAGACTCAACAATCCTCAACAACACCCAATGCAATCTCAGTCGCAGTCCAACATCACTCGTTACTACAGCAACAACCGTATTCCCACAACCACTCAG GCGGAACGCCGGGCGCTCAACAACAGTCGAATCGAGAGTTAAATGCGCAATATGGTCCAGGGCCAAGTCTACGTCCACAAA CCGAAGGAAGCTGGATGCAAGGCGGAAGTCGTACGGCAGGTGGTGCAGCGCCGGCAACACCAGTTGGTCCCGGAAGTGGGAATACTCCGGGGGGCCAGGGCCTCCCTTTGAATATGCCTGCTTCAGGAGGACATACCCAGGAGGGTCCCGGTGGAGGGCGGCAGAACTTGGGCCAGTCGCCAAACATGGGCGCGGGCCCGGGAGGCCAGCATAATTCCGTGAACAATCAAGGTTCTGCGCCTGCTTCCGGCACGCATCAGATTGGGCCAAATCTACATCACTACCGGGGACTTATCCCGCCGTTT atGTATAGATCAAATTTCACTGGTGGATTTCCTCCGCAATTTTCATCAAATCCTGGATCCAACAACCCCCGCCCCAGATTTAACTATCCCATGGATCGATTCCCGCCTCCTCAACGCGAACGCGTAGCTGAGGAGGAAATACTGACTAGACCCATCATTAAGGAAGAAGATCTTACCCGTATGGATGATATTTCACGTGACGCAGGATGGGCCGCGCACGATGATATTGATTATAATCAGAAATTGGCCTTCAGCGATGATGAAACCGAGTCTGAACCATCGAAAAATGACGAGAAGAAAGATGCcaaggagaaaaagagcgacGATAATGCCgtggaagagaaggagaaatcCCGCGATAACCGTGACGCTCGAGACAATCGGGATTCGAAGGAACTCCGAGAGCCACCGCATCGTTCTTGGACTCAGCCCTCTATGAATCGCGATTATCGTGGATCGAATGGTGCCAGCGGCGGTAGTTATTCCACGCAATCGCAACTGCACTCCGTACATTCTCTAAGAG GCGTTGAGGATGACGAGACATGGAACGAGAGACGTAGAATAAAAGTTGAGGTCGCGTCTGTcgtcgagcgcgcgcggcagcgtaaggaggaggaggaaaagcGATTCCAAGAATCAACGAAGCAAGCAGCAGCTAAGAAATTACAGGACCTGGAACAGAAACTCAAGGAAAAGCAAGCGAAGCACAAGGATGAGGAACGTGTGCAGTCTGGCGAGTCGAAGAGCCTGATCACCGTTCCACCTGTGTCTCTTCCAATACCGGAGTGGGAAAGGGAGAAGGAGAATAGGGAGCGAGAGAACAGAGAACGAGAGCGTGAGCGTGAACGACCTCGTACCTCGTCCGAAGGAAAAGACGAGAAGCTCGTTTCGGGACGTGACGCTCGCGATAACCTGAGAGATGGCAGAGATCAGGGATTGACGGACTTTCGTCAGAGTGATCGACAAAACTTCCTGCGGCAACAGGACGCAGCGCGCGGCGAGCGCGAGAgggatcgcgatcgcgaccaGAGGGACTCGCGGGACCGCGAGCAACCGGCATTCTCCCGACACTTTCAGAACAATCTGCCGCCGAGGTTTCAGAAGCAGCAGGCGGAGAGGAGCGGCGCAAATTTTAACCGGATTTCACCCAATGCCGAACGACCCAGTTCCCAGTCCGTTCCGTTTTCGCAACAATACGATCCCGGTAGATGGCTTCACAATTACAACTCGTTGA TAGATAGTGGTATGAAACAGTCCATGCCACCGCAACGCCGGAGCAGAACCGACTCGGACGCATCGGCGCCGCTGGACGACGAGCGACCGCCATCTCGGGATCATCGCGGTGCCGCACCGCCTTCACGGGACGACCGCTACCGACATTCCTCGCATCGGTCCTACGATGGCCGCAAGCCGGGTTATTACGACGAGTATAATCGCAATTTCAGAGATTACGAGTACGATGATAGACATCCTCGTGACTCTTGGGAGCGCGACAGACACTTCGATGATAAGGAGCGGGATCCGAAAGAGAATCTCGATTCGAGAGACAGCCGTGACATCCGCGACAATCGGGACATTCGGGATAACCGAGACGCTCGCGATGTCAAAGATTCCCGTCCTACCAGCCGCGACGCTCGAGACGTGCGCGACCGAGATGGCAAGGAGAAGAAGGACTACGACAATTACCAGAAG GATTCTTTCGACGAGCGAGAACGCGAGCAGAGGGAGCGTCCCGAAAGCTCAGAGTGGCGCGAGGAACGTAACGTGGGGCAAGACAGACAGCTTGAGGGCCGCCGTGATGCGCCGAAGGAGGAACGTAGTGAACGTCCGCAGAGACCGGACTCGCGCGACAGTCGCGCCTCCAGAGAATCGAAGACGTCTCTACGCGACGATGATTTGCACAAGTTACGCGATTGCAACTCCTGGGTGAGTGAAGTGTCGGATTACGAAGAGAAGAAACGAGATTTGTTGTACCACGAGGAGACTagggagagggaaagagatcGAGATAGAAGACAACCACCCGGACCTGTCACGAAGGAAAAGATCGAGGCGGATGAGCTGAAGAACGAGAAGCGCAGCTTGACTCAGCTAAAGAGAGGCAGTTCCGAGCTTCAGGAGAAGAAAGATCAACCGAAGGAAAGTTCCACGGAGGCTAAGAAGGACATGGACGTGTGGAACAGAAAAGCGGAACGCGCCTCAGAAAGCAGGCAGATCGAGAGAGGAGATAACTCGCCGAAGGCCTGGGCTGATGCAATATCGCCGACTTTtgaaaaggaagaggagaagatgGCGGAAGCGGCCAAAGACGGCAAAGAAAGCGACGAGATTAAACAGGGCTTGTTAGATAAGCCAGTGCtggagaaaaaagaggaagcgAGCGCCGAGGACGCCAAGGAGCAGATCAAGGACGAGAAGCGAGAGAAGAATACGCGCAATAGAACGAGCAGCGGTTCCAGCGCTCGAGTTCGCGAAACCCGCGGTGGACGCCAGTGGGGTGGTGGAACCTTCAGCGTGTACACTCGCGGCTGGCGTGGTCCGGAAtcacgaggacgacgaggtGGTCCACGATCCACCGGCAAGTCCGGAATGTCCGTTAAAAGCGGCTCCTACGGACACACTGATTCCGAGAATAGCGCGGACGAAGTTTCGGGCTCGACGGAGTCTGGCAAGGAGGACAAGCGCTCGGCGCGCTCGCCCAAACCGTCCCAGAAAATTGAGAAAGAGGACCGCAATCGTGAAGCAGCCAGACGAGACGACAAGCGGGGCACCGAGTACCCGCAGGCGCGCAGCGAGAAGAGAACGTACGACGGGAAGCCCAGTCACGAAGCTTTCGCGCCGTCCGGCGAGCCGTCCCGCCGTGGCAGAGGTGGTTTCCGTATTCGAAATACGACTACAGGCAGTCGCATGGAAGGCTACGGGCCGCCGTCCAGCAAGAGTCCGTTCTCGTCGGAACGTAACGTGGACGAGAAGCATCAACCAAGTACCGGACGACAAAACCCATCAACGCCGACTTTGGAGAAAGAGGCGAGCCTCTTGCAGTCCACTTCGGTCGAGTCCGCCGACGACAAGATAATCGCGAAGCAACAGGCGCTCACCGCGGGTATCACGGGTAGACGTAACAAGTCCCCGAGCCAACAGACTCAGCAACCCGGCAACAAACAAGAGACCAATCACGCGAGCCAGGTCGCCAACGTTCCGTCTCAGAAGTCGCAGATGCGAAAGGACGAGTCGCGTTCCAAGAGAACTCGTAGCGGGAGCAGAaga GGAAGAGATAACCGAGAAGCTCGTTCGCGTGGTAGCAGCGGCAATGTGTCGAAGCAGCCGCAATCGGATGTGGGTAATGAGGATTGGGAAACTACGTCGGAAAACAGCGAGGAACACATAGAAGATCACAAGGATCCTCGTAACAGTCGCAACAAGCACTTCACTGGACGATCTAATCAAGCCGCGAGTCAAAATGCTATCGGCGCGAACGTGCATTCCCGTAGAAACGAGCAGTCGGCGATTGCCAGAGAGCAACGCGAGAAAAACCCAAAGTCTTCCAATCCGGCGTCGCGAGCCCCCGGGGCAGAGAAGCGGAATTTGCAGAACGCTGGATTTAGCGCGCAAAAGAATCACGCTGACGGCATACCGCCTCTGATGCAAAACGCGCAGATACAAAACGGAGGACGGTCCAGGAGCCAGAGTTCGACGAACAGCGGTGCGGTCTCGAACAAATCGAGCAACAAGGACAGCATGGTGAATCGTATCGACGAGATCAAGCTGACCGATCCGAACCTCGTGAACCAAGCGCTGAATGACCTAAACAAGAAATCGCaaacgaaagagaagaagTTGATCGACTCGGAGGTTGAAGCGAACAACTGCTCCGAGGACGCCACGAATCCCGCGGAGGATAAGGTGGACGCCGATGGCTTTCAGGAGGTGCGCTCGAAGAAGAACGTAAAGGAATCCCGACACAATCAGAAGGAGGAGACGAAACCTGTCAAACGGGACAAGGAGAAGGAGCGTgaacgcgatcgcgatcgcgatcgtgagCGCGATCGTTCCAAGTCGAAATCGAATGGGTCACAGCAGGTGCTGCAACAGGTGCAGAATATACCGCCGCTGTTGGGCCAGAATATCCCGCAACCGGCGAACATACCGCAGAAACAATACGATAACCGAAACTCCCGGAATCCGAGGCTCGCGCCGCGATTTCAGCGTCTGGTgaagcaacagcagcagcagatgTGCACCACCGACGCGAACGAAATGAACAAGCTGAACAGTTCCGGCAGCAATTACGCCAAGGACTCGTCCAACAGTCCCGCGCCTCCGCCAGCGGTGAACGCCTGGGACAAGCCTTTCACTAGCCAATTGCGCTCGAATTCTCCGTCCGCAGTTCCTACAGATATTCAGCTGATGTCCGGCCTGACGGCTCAGAACGATCACAGCCATGAGGGTAACGAGGCGACCTCGGGGCACAGCAGCCAACGGAATTCTCCCAGCGGCGAGAAGACTGGGAAGAACCTGAAGGAATCTCTCACGGAGAAGAACGTATCCGACGTGTCCTCTCCTCCCGTGCAGACTCTGATCTTCGAGAACACTAATTACTCCAAGACCACCAAGACGAGCGGACCGGCGGATCTGGCGGTGAAGTCCAAGTTCTCGAATCACATCAAGACGCAGCAGCGCGCGGAGAAACGCACTGATCTCGAGGAGGAAGGCAGTCAAGTGCAGCAGCACCAGCAACAGGCGCTCTCGGTCGCGTTCTCCAACAAGCCGAACGACCTCATTAAGGATAAGAATCAAGAACCTATCCAGATGCCTCTGTCGTTCAACAAGAACGAGGACAACGCCGACATGAAGTTGGACTTCACGTTCGACTCCGATCTTACACAGCTGACGGAGGACAAGAACAAGAGTTTAGGCATGACGCGTTCCATGCACATGGCTAGCGGCCAAAGCACGATATCGCCGTCGACCGCGGAGCTGAATCTGAAGATAGCGTCCGTGAAGAAGGTCTGGGAAAACGCACCCCCGATGCCGACCGTGGTCGAGCACGAGGATGGCAACGTGGTCAGCAGTGCAACCAGCTTCCCGCAGGCGTTCGAGAGCGGCGATGTCGATGACAGTTACGGCCCTCACCAGCAATACAATCAGAACAATATGAAAAGTGAAATCACTACGTCCACAAACGTGTGCAAG CTGGTTCCCCCGCAGGTGAAGCCGCAGCAACAATCTTCAGGAAGCGGTGGTACGCAACCTGGTTCCACTGTGCCCGGGCCAAGTCCCATCGGAGCTGGTCAGAGTCCTATCGGCCATCCTCCTGTTAGTCTTCAGGGTCCCTTAAGCCCACCTCCGTTCAATTCCACAGGCCAACCTTCACATATTAACTACCAG GAATTCCCGCAGTATCCTGGTTCACAAGCGGCACAGTATGGTGGCATGTCCGCCATACCGTCGCCACCGGCAGTGTTGTTCAACACGGGCTCGGGACAATTGCCTGCCCAAGCGGGCGGTTTATACGGAGCGTTCCAACTGGATCAAAGCCGATCGCCGTTCACGCAGTATCCGCCGTACGCCCCGTCTCTCCAGAGCTCGTTCAGCCAACAAAACATGTACTTGCAGCAACCGCCTCCGCCGCCACCTCACGCGCCGAACGCTCCGACGCCAGAGATGTATCAGAGCAATTTATCCCAATACCGCATT ACTGCGGCAGCTGCTCCACCATTCGGACAGAACCAACAGCTGAGTAACAATCCCAATACGGTACTGATTAGTTCATCGTCGAATTCCTTGATGTCAGCAAGCGTGAAACCGTCATCCCAACCGATTGGAGCTATCGGAACCAAAGCTCCACATTTCCAGACGCCATCTGCTCCTCAACCCAATCAG TTGACTTATATACCGTATGATCCGAACCAAGTACTCGGCGTGAGTGGTAGTTATATGGGAAATTCGCAATTAGTGCAGAGACCTGGTCCAAATGTTCAAGCATCTGCCAATAGTTATTACAGCGCTACGTCTGCAG ATGTATTTCCGGGATCACAAACGGGTTTCTATCAGTCCGGCGGTGCCACTCAACAGACTGGAACCCATTACGGTCTGCAGGGATTTGGCCAGCACAGTCAAAGTCTGGCAACGGGTAGCGCGACCCCCGTCGGTCTGCAGAATTATGGCCCCAGCTTTTTGTCCAGCTCGGGATTGCAAATAGCAGCGGCTGCTCAACAATATCGCAATCCCACTGGTGGCTTACCGGGCCCGGGGAACGCAGCCCCCACGTTTCTCAACAAACACCAACCGCAGGAACAACCCAGACAATTGAAGAGCCCATCGGGAAATCAGCAGGACGTGCTTGCATCAGTTTTCAGCTCCA CTCCTCAAATACCGTCACCTAAATCGAGAAATTGCAAGCAGCAATCATCGTCGCAACAACCGCAGCCTAGCCCAACGCAGCATCACAAGTATCAACAATATCAGGGCGTTAGTCAGTCTGCTCTGGTAAGCAGCTACAGTAACTAC GTTTTacagcaaaatgtccgcggaATGGGCATGCCGCCACGTGCGGGTATTCAGCCGTCGCAGCAGCGTTACCCACCTCCGATACAGCGACCCGTAGTACCATTCGCGCCAGGTCCCAACCCGAACAATCCCACGCAACAGCAGCCTACGTGTATGCCGacgcagcagcaacagcaggcCCAGATTAATCGCCACCGACCGAATTTAcaccagcagcagcaacagcagcagcagcaacgcaACATGAAGATGCAACAGCAATATTACTCGTCGCAAG CAAACGTTAAAATGGATTCAAGCGACAAAGCCGATAACCACAATGACAAGATGAACGATGGCCCATCTGGAACGCAGCCCGGAGGTAACAAGTCCAATGTGAGCCAGCAAGACAGTGATAACAATAAGGAAGAAGTGAATCAGCAAAACGAGTGA